ATTCCCTGGTGGCTACCGGTGCCGCTCTTTTTACCATAATATCTATTAACGGGTTTAATCAGTTTCTTGTTGACGCGTCACGATACGACCCTTCAAGGATAGCTTCTAATATTGTAACGGGTATTGGTTTTCTGGGAGCCGGAGTTATAATATTTCGCGACAAAAGGGTGGAAGGGTTAACGACCGCCGCAGGTCTCTGGGTTGCAGCGGGGCTGGGTATGGCTGTGGGCGCGCAAATGTATGGCTTAGCTATCTTTACAACAGTAGTCTCATACACAATATTGGATATAATGGGAAGGCCTCAAGTAGAAGAGTGGTTGCGCATAAGACGCACAAAAGAGAGGAATAAAAATAAAATTTAGATGAAAGGTAACGTGTTAAAAGCTACCTCTTCTTTGGTCGGCACTATTATTGGTGCCGGCATTTTTGGTGTTCCGTATGTTATGGCACAGTCCGGCTTTTGGCCGGGACTTGTTTTATTTGGAGCACTTACCGGGCTTATGCTTATTTTGCACCTTATGTACGCGGAGGTTGTTGAACGAACAGGGTCCGGGCACCGTCTTACTGGGTATATGGAAATATATTTTGGTAAAAAAGCGAAAGATTTTACAACAATTTCTGTGGTTTTGGCGGTATTTGGAAGTCTTGTTGTGTATATTTTGATGGCTATGGAATTTTTAAACAGTGTTTTTGGAGAGCTGTTTTCAAACAAGCTTTATTGGGGGATTATGTTTTGGGCACTGT
The sequence above is a segment of the Candidatus Spechtbacterales bacterium genome. Coding sequences within it:
- a CDS encoding MgtC/SapB family protein, which gives rise to MLEIIPTIYLQILLASVLGLILGLQREYSEKPAGLRTYSLVATGAALFTIISINGFNQFLVDASRYDPSRIASNIVTGIGFLGAGVIIFRDKRVEGLTTAAGLWVAAGLGMAVGAQMYGLAIFTTVVSYTILDIMGRPQVEEWLRIRRTKERNKNKI
- a CDS encoding aromatic amino acid transport family protein, with the protein product MKGNVLKATSSLVGTIIGAGIFGVPYVMAQSGFWPGLVLFGALTGLMLILHLMYAEVVERTGSGHRLTGYMEIYFGKKAKDFTTISVVLAVFGSLVVYILMAMEFLNSVFGELFSNKLYWGIMFWALLSIGIVKGIKTVSNAETVLLGLLGFVLLMITFRGAPMIEFSNFNSFNFKNIFVPYGVILFALAGFQAIPEMRYLIGKEDLPAPQA